One genomic window of Actinoplanes lobatus includes the following:
- the cysC gene encoding adenylyl-sulfate kinase has product MNGSVLPEDVLRDAPSFTPRPYELADLELLLSGAYAPLTGFLGRADLASLARRGRLADGVSWPVPVTCEIPGEVASALDPADPARRTLVLTDPEGAPVAAIEVTDMWRTGENRFGIGGPVRRMGDGGHGPFQRLRRLPEEVRALLPPGRVLGVIADRPLHRPQLAQIAHAARTLAAHLLILIPVSGPGPDGLPPEALVRSIFAARDRMPPATVVAVPLLTRGDEMRDALLRARVARAYGVTHVLSTGDSLSGAGLRVLLPRELAYDNRDGQWRWRDDIPPRNRRLAMSPAEIDDLLDRGFPLPEWHTPPAVAKELSRVRPPRRQRGLVVFFTGLSGSGKSTIARNLADALRETGDRTVTLLDGDVVRRELTAGLGFSKADRDRNVRRIGWVAAEVGRHRGMAVACPIAPYEAARAAARQMAVEAGAGFILVHVATPLEVCESRDRKGLYARARAGQLRGMTGIDDPYEEPADAELTVDTTTMTVPEAVEMVLGYLVESGWVEPKLS; this is encoded by the coding sequence GTGAATGGTTCGGTACTGCCCGAGGACGTGCTCCGGGACGCTCCCTCCTTCACCCCGCGCCCCTACGAGCTGGCGGACCTCGAGCTGCTGCTCTCCGGCGCCTACGCGCCGCTGACCGGTTTCCTCGGCCGCGCCGACCTGGCCTCGCTGGCCCGCCGCGGCCGGCTGGCCGACGGCGTGTCCTGGCCGGTGCCGGTGACCTGCGAGATCCCCGGCGAGGTGGCGTCCGCGCTGGACCCGGCCGACCCGGCCCGGCGGACCCTGGTGCTGACCGACCCCGAAGGCGCCCCGGTCGCCGCCATCGAGGTGACCGACATGTGGCGGACCGGGGAGAACCGGTTCGGCATCGGTGGCCCGGTACGCCGGATGGGTGACGGCGGCCACGGCCCGTTCCAGCGTCTGCGGCGCCTGCCGGAGGAGGTCCGGGCGCTGCTCCCACCGGGCCGGGTGCTCGGGGTGATCGCCGACCGGCCGCTGCACCGGCCGCAGCTCGCCCAGATCGCGCACGCCGCCCGTACCCTCGCGGCCCACCTGCTGATCCTCATCCCGGTGAGCGGGCCCGGCCCGGACGGCCTGCCGCCGGAGGCGCTGGTCCGCTCGATCTTCGCGGCCCGCGACCGGATGCCCCCGGCCACCGTGGTGGCGGTTCCGCTGCTCACCCGCGGCGACGAGATGCGCGACGCGCTGCTGCGCGCGCGGGTGGCCCGGGCGTACGGCGTGACGCACGTCCTGTCCACCGGTGACTCGCTGTCCGGCGCGGGCCTGCGGGTGCTGCTGCCGCGTGAGCTGGCCTACGACAACCGGGACGGCCAGTGGCGCTGGCGCGACGACATCCCGCCACGCAACCGTCGCCTGGCGATGTCCCCGGCCGAGATCGACGACCTGCTGGACCGTGGTTTCCCGCTGCCCGAGTGGCACACCCCGCCGGCCGTCGCCAAGGAGCTGTCCCGGGTGCGGCCGCCGCGCCGGCAGCGCGGTCTGGTGGTCTTCTTCACCGGCCTGTCCGGTTCCGGCAAGTCGACAATCGCCCGGAACCTGGCCGACGCGCTCCGGGAGACCGGCGACCGTACCGTGACGCTGCTCGACGGTGACGTGGTCCGCCGTGAGCTGACCGCCGGGCTGGGCTTCAGCAAGGCCGACCGGGACCGCAACGTCCGCCGGATCGGCTGGGTCGCCGCCGAGGTGGGCCGGCACCGGGGCATGGCGGTGGCCTGCCCGATCGCACCCTACGAGGCGGCCCGGGCGGCGGCCCGGCAGATGGCGGTGGAGGCCGGTGCCGGGTTCATCCTGGTGCACGTGGCCACGCCGCTGGAGGTGTGCGAGAGCCGGGACCGCAAGGGCCTGTACGCGCGGGCCCGCGCCGGTCAACTGCGCGGGATGACCGGGATCGACGACCCGTACGAGGAGCCGGCCGACGCCGAGTTGACCGTGGACACCACCACGATGACCGTTCCGGAGGCGGTCGAGATGGTCCTCGGTTACCTGGTCGAGAGCGGTTGGGTGGAGCCGAAACTCTCGTAG
- a CDS encoding ABC transporter ATP-binding protein: MTAQTLPAETPAATIGVVDLVNVSRWYGNVVAVNDITMSLNPGVTGLLGPNGAGKTTVLHMMAGFLAPSRGMVTIDGKPTWRNPAVYRDLGLVTEREAVHGFLTARQFVTACARMQKLKDPEGAAQRALELVEMTGAAERRIETFSKGMRQRTRVAAALVHEPRVLLLDEPFNGMDPRQRMHMMELLHSLGDRGHTILFSSHILEEVEQVAGLVQVIVAGRLAASGDYRKIRRLMTNRPHVFAVRSSDDRRLAVALMAEKSVAGIEIEATGLTVRASDYGSFTRVLPRIALDQGIRLHQLVPSDESLESVFSYLLEG; the protein is encoded by the coding sequence GTGACCGCCCAGACCCTCCCGGCCGAGACGCCCGCCGCCACCATCGGCGTGGTCGACCTGGTCAACGTCTCCCGCTGGTACGGCAACGTGGTGGCGGTCAACGACATCACCATGTCGCTCAACCCCGGCGTCACCGGCCTGCTCGGGCCCAACGGCGCCGGCAAGACCACCGTGCTGCACATGATGGCCGGCTTCCTCGCCCCCTCCCGGGGCATGGTGACCATCGACGGCAAGCCCACCTGGCGCAACCCGGCCGTCTACCGCGACCTGGGCCTGGTCACCGAGCGCGAGGCGGTGCACGGCTTCCTGACCGCCCGCCAGTTCGTGACCGCCTGCGCCCGGATGCAGAAACTCAAGGACCCGGAGGGCGCCGCCCAGCGGGCCCTGGAACTGGTCGAGATGACCGGCGCCGCCGAACGCCGCATCGAGACGTTCTCCAAGGGCATGCGCCAGCGCACCCGGGTCGCCGCCGCGCTGGTCCACGAGCCCCGCGTGCTGCTGCTGGACGAGCCGTTCAACGGCATGGACCCGCGCCAGCGGATGCACATGATGGAGCTGCTGCACTCGCTCGGCGACCGCGGCCACACCATCCTGTTCAGCTCGCACATCCTGGAGGAGGTCGAGCAGGTCGCCGGCCTGGTCCAGGTCATCGTGGCGGGCCGGCTCGCCGCCTCCGGCGACTACCGCAAGATCCGCCGGCTGATGACCAACCGGCCGCACGTCTTCGCCGTGCGCAGCTCCGACGACCGCCGGCTGGCCGTCGCGCTGATGGCCGAGAAGTCGGTCGCCGGCATCGAGATCGAGGCCACCGGCCTGACCGTTCGCGCCTCCGACTACGGCAGCTTCACCCGCGTGCTGCCCCGCATCGCACTCGACCAGGGGATCCGCCTGCACCAGCTGGTGCCGTCCGACGAGTCCCTGGAGAGCGTCTTCTCCTACCTGCTGGAGGGCTGA
- a CDS encoding ABC transporter permease — protein sequence MSTVAFITARGLFGRRRALLLLPLPILLVGLALLCRMYDVSPDMWGQAVIVALGLAVVLPVVALIVGTGVLGSEVDDGTIVHILTKPLARRDIILAKYAVAASVTTVVSAVPLFLTGVLAGSAKLGGALAVAATVGAFAYSALFLLFSLVSRRPVLVGLVYILVWEGLLGNFVSGTKNLAIGQYVIAITDKIAPNGMMETPVSLTTAIVMSAIFTVAGTAFAINRLGSFSLAGETS from the coding sequence ATGTCCACGGTCGCTTTCATCACCGCGCGCGGCCTGTTCGGCCGCCGCCGGGCGCTGCTGCTCCTGCCGCTGCCGATCCTGCTGGTCGGTCTGGCACTGCTCTGCCGGATGTACGACGTGTCGCCCGACATGTGGGGCCAGGCGGTGATCGTCGCCCTGGGTCTCGCCGTGGTGCTGCCGGTCGTCGCCTTGATCGTCGGCACCGGAGTCCTCGGCTCCGAGGTCGACGACGGCACGATCGTGCACATCCTCACCAAGCCGCTGGCCCGCCGCGACATCATCCTCGCGAAGTACGCCGTGGCCGCCTCGGTCACCACGGTGGTCTCGGCCGTACCCCTGTTCCTCACCGGCGTCCTGGCCGGCTCGGCGAAACTCGGCGGCGCCCTGGCCGTCGCCGCGACCGTCGGCGCCTTCGCCTACTCCGCCCTGTTCCTGCTGTTCAGCCTGGTCAGCCGCCGTCCGGTGCTGGTCGGCCTGGTCTACATCCTGGTCTGGGAGGGCCTGCTCGGAAACTTCGTGAGCGGCACCAAGAACCTGGCCATCGGCCAGTACGTCATCGCCATCACCGACAAGATCGCCCCGAACGGCATGATGGAGACCCCGGTCAGCCTCACCACGGCCATCGTGATGAGCGCGATCTTCACCGTCGCCGGCACCGCCTTCGCCATCAACCGCCTCGGCTCCTTCAGCCTGGCCGGCGAGACCAGCTGA
- a CDS encoding ABC transporter permease, translated as MSEAGVIHDIGYQRYDGPRLGRFAMQQALYVHGLRAAYGLGRSAKAKIFPWLVFGIMLLVAVIVAAVRSTIGEVIFTYTQFADQMSFLIIFFVAIVAPQLVSRDLRSGTLPLYFSRPLRAADYVAAKYAALVSAIWLLLGVPQFIMFLGAAFTTKTGFKGVWNEILDLVPGWGYSLLWAVMFAGIGLLIASFTGKQAFAAGGIVAVFLMTAPIVGVLASLPSTTANSLAGLASPMTLIAGINQWISGAEGTGLDLGRFGPVYAIEAVCLIASCLLLLLARYRKVASL; from the coding sequence ATGTCTGAGGCCGGCGTCATCCATGACATCGGATACCAGCGGTACGACGGACCCCGTCTGGGCCGCTTCGCCATGCAGCAGGCGCTCTACGTGCACGGGCTGCGCGCGGCGTACGGGCTGGGCCGCTCCGCCAAGGCGAAGATCTTCCCCTGGCTGGTCTTCGGCATCATGCTGCTGGTCGCGGTGATCGTGGCCGCGGTCCGCTCCACCATCGGCGAGGTGATCTTCACCTACACCCAGTTCGCCGACCAGATGAGCTTCCTGATCATCTTCTTCGTGGCGATCGTGGCGCCGCAGCTGGTCTCCCGCGATCTGCGGTCCGGCACCCTGCCGCTCTACTTCAGCCGGCCGCTGCGCGCCGCCGACTACGTGGCCGCGAAGTACGCCGCCCTGGTCAGCGCCATCTGGCTGCTGCTCGGCGTACCGCAGTTCATCATGTTCCTCGGCGCCGCCTTCACCACCAAGACCGGCTTCAAGGGTGTGTGGAACGAGATCCTCGACCTGGTGCCGGGCTGGGGCTACAGCCTGCTCTGGGCGGTGATGTTCGCCGGCATCGGCCTGCTGATCGCCTCCTTCACCGGCAAGCAGGCGTTCGCGGCCGGCGGTATCGTCGCGGTCTTCCTGATGACCGCCCCGATCGTCGGCGTCCTCGCCTCCCTGCCCTCCACCACCGCCAACAGCCTGGCCGGACTGGCCAGCCCGATGACCCTCATCGCCGGCATCAACCAGTGGATCAGCGGCGCCGAGGGCACCGGACTCGACCTGGGCCGGTTCGGCCCGGTCTACGCCATCGAGGCGGTCTGCCTGATCGCCTCCTGCCTCCTGCTCCTGCTGGCCCGCTACCGGAAGGTGGCCTCGCTGTGA
- a CDS encoding glycoside hydrolase family 26 protein: protein MRQTRSRLLHLAALTTVFAMSVTATLSWAWTGGTDRLGIPPYRPPVFVDPAVTAPRTTLPDPPAPPARLVPEPVPGPDTARRQPAIVPAGHRSESVRECRTGNRLVPTCGILWGVAPGAHTEAQGLWALDEFERKTGRHQAIFHGYHKGTRQLFPTEQEIRIAREPGGKRILLLNWKPETTTWARIARGDRRTDDFLDRLAVHLRENFRERFFFAIHHEAEDQVRERAGSGYTARDYAAMFRHVVKRLRAKGATNVVTVLVHMAYVPHTTKSWFQHMYPGDDVVDWIGFDTYSYSDPGYGHGDFAELLNRRSASKPGWPGFYNWVRGRHPDKPLMVAEWGVWFSERNPGHMAEFYREVGQQIGRFPGIKAMVHFETPANHKGQDSSVDSTPAALREYRRLGRLPVFQVSVN, encoded by the coding sequence GTGAGACAGACCCGATCCCGACTACTGCACCTCGCCGCCCTGACCACGGTCTTCGCGATGTCCGTGACCGCGACGCTCTCCTGGGCGTGGACGGGCGGCACCGACCGGCTCGGCATCCCGCCGTACCGGCCCCCGGTCTTCGTGGACCCGGCTGTCACCGCGCCGCGCACGACCCTGCCGGATCCGCCCGCGCCGCCGGCCCGCCTCGTACCGGAGCCCGTGCCGGGGCCGGACACCGCCCGGCGGCAGCCCGCGATCGTGCCGGCCGGGCACCGTTCCGAGTCGGTGCGGGAGTGCCGCACCGGGAACAGGCTGGTGCCGACCTGCGGGATCCTGTGGGGCGTGGCTCCGGGGGCACACACCGAGGCACAGGGCCTGTGGGCGCTCGACGAGTTCGAGCGCAAGACCGGGCGGCATCAGGCGATCTTCCACGGGTACCACAAGGGCACCCGTCAGCTGTTCCCGACCGAGCAGGAGATCCGGATCGCCCGCGAGCCGGGGGGCAAACGGATCCTGCTGCTCAACTGGAAGCCGGAGACCACCACCTGGGCACGGATCGCGCGCGGCGACCGGCGTACCGACGACTTCCTGGACCGCCTCGCCGTACACCTGCGGGAGAACTTCCGGGAGCGGTTCTTCTTCGCGATCCACCACGAGGCCGAGGACCAGGTACGCGAGCGGGCCGGCTCCGGCTACACGGCCCGTGACTACGCGGCGATGTTCCGGCACGTGGTGAAGCGGCTGCGGGCCAAGGGCGCCACCAACGTGGTGACCGTTCTGGTGCACATGGCCTACGTCCCGCACACCACCAAGAGCTGGTTCCAGCACATGTACCCGGGCGACGACGTGGTCGACTGGATCGGCTTCGACACCTACTCCTACAGCGACCCCGGCTACGGCCACGGCGACTTCGCCGAGCTGCTCAACCGCCGTTCGGCGAGCAAACCCGGCTGGCCCGGCTTCTACAACTGGGTCCGCGGGCGCCACCCGGACAAGCCGCTGATGGTGGCCGAATGGGGCGTCTGGTTCTCCGAGCGCAACCCGGGCCACATGGCCGAGTTCTATCGCGAGGTGGGACAGCAGATCGGCCGCTTCCCCGGCATCAAGGCGATGGTGCACTTCGAGACCCCGGCCAACCACAAGGGCCAGGACTCGTCGGTGGACAGCACCCCGGCCGCGCTGCGCGAGTACCGTCGTCTCGGCAGGCTCCCGGTGTTCCAGGTGTCGGTAAACTGA
- a CDS encoding ABC transporter ATP-binding protein, whose product MTIIVTDGLTKTYGGGVTALADLTVAVDAGVIGLVGANGAGKSTFIKIMLGLVPPSGGTVRVFDLDPVTQTDQVRARVGYMPENDCLPPDVSAAEFVTHLGRMSGLPKTAARERASEALRHVGLYEERYRQIGGYSTGMKQRVKLAQALVHDPDLLLLDEPTNGLDPAGRDAMLALVQRIGTEFGISVVVCSHLLGEVERICDSLIAIEGGRLLRADRISSMTAASDVLAVEVADGIDELAAALAGMGMEVSREGRTLLVPMDSETAYDRILRAVTDLDLNLHRLDQRRHRVAELFTTKETADV is encoded by the coding sequence GTGACCATCATCGTTACGGACGGGCTGACCAAGACGTACGGCGGCGGGGTGACCGCCCTCGCGGACCTCACCGTCGCGGTCGATGCCGGCGTCATCGGGCTCGTCGGCGCCAACGGCGCCGGCAAGAGCACCTTCATCAAAATCATGTTGGGACTGGTGCCGCCGAGCGGCGGCACCGTCCGGGTCTTCGACCTCGACCCCGTCACGCAGACCGATCAGGTCCGCGCCCGTGTCGGTTACATGCCGGAGAACGACTGCCTGCCGCCCGACGTGTCGGCCGCCGAGTTCGTCACCCACCTCGGCCGGATGAGCGGGCTGCCGAAGACCGCCGCCCGGGAGCGCGCCTCCGAGGCGCTGCGGCACGTCGGCCTGTACGAGGAGCGTTACCGGCAGATCGGCGGGTACTCCACCGGCATGAAGCAGCGGGTCAAGCTGGCCCAGGCGCTCGTGCACGACCCCGACCTGCTGCTGCTCGACGAACCCACCAACGGCCTCGACCCGGCCGGCCGCGACGCCATGCTCGCCCTGGTCCAGCGCATCGGCACCGAGTTCGGGATCTCCGTGGTGGTCTGCTCCCACCTGCTCGGCGAGGTCGAGCGGATCTGCGACTCGCTCATCGCCATCGAGGGCGGCCGCCTGCTGCGCGCCGACCGGATCTCGTCGATGACCGCGGCCTCGGACGTGCTCGCGGTCGAGGTCGCCGACGGTATCGACGAGCTCGCCGCCGCGCTCGCCGGGATGGGCATGGAGGTCAGCCGGGAGGGCCGGACGCTCCTCGTGCCGATGGACTCGGAGACCGCGTACGACCGGATCCTGCGGGCCGTCACCGACCTCGACCTCAACCTGCACCGCCTCGACCAGCGCCGGCACCGTGTCGCCGAGCTCTTCACCACGAAGGAGACCGCCGATGTCTGA
- a CDS encoding type II toxin-antitoxin system RelE/ParE family toxin → MATTEWDIYLVDEVRNWIEGLDDATHRRVTQALDLLAEHGPGLGRPVVDTIHGSSIANLKELRPGTVRILFAFDPWRSSILLVAGDKSGRWNDWYHEAIPLAEQRYEKYLKDRADEEGDRDE, encoded by the coding sequence ATGGCCACGACGGAGTGGGACATCTATCTCGTCGACGAGGTACGCAACTGGATCGAAGGACTCGACGATGCCACCCACAGACGGGTTACTCAGGCACTCGATCTTCTCGCCGAACACGGCCCCGGGCTCGGCCGTCCGGTCGTGGACACGATTCACGGTTCCTCGATAGCCAATCTGAAAGAATTGCGTCCCGGCACAGTGCGGATCCTGTTCGCCTTCGATCCATGGCGATCAAGCATCCTGCTGGTGGCGGGAGACAAGTCCGGCCGCTGGAACGACTGGTACCACGAAGCCATTCCCCTGGCAGAGCAGCGCTACGAGAAATACCTCAAGGACCGCGCCGACGAGGAAGGAGACCGAGATGAGTAA
- a CDS encoding helix-turn-helix domain-containing protein, protein MSNYARWADIRDEHVERAGGEEVVADGKHEMLATVIGHRLAEVRRARGLTQQQVAERMGVTKGRVSQIEQGKISGQDVLARYAAALGGRLHQAIYFDDGNIAAIA, encoded by the coding sequence ATGAGTAACTATGCCCGATGGGCCGACATCCGGGACGAGCACGTCGAACGCGCGGGCGGCGAGGAGGTCGTCGCCGACGGCAAACACGAGATGCTCGCGACCGTCATCGGTCATCGGCTAGCCGAGGTACGCCGAGCCCGAGGACTGACGCAGCAACAGGTCGCAGAGCGGATGGGCGTGACCAAGGGCCGGGTGTCCCAGATCGAACAGGGAAAAATCTCGGGCCAGGACGTGCTGGCGCGTTACGCAGCCGCGCTCGGCGGACGTCTCCACCAGGCCATCTACTTCGACGACGGCAACATCGCCGCCATCGCTTGA
- a CDS encoding Wzz/FepE/Etk N-terminal domain-containing protein, whose product MEPSRPSSDLSHYLGALRRHWWIALVATGAGLGGGAVLTQAMPKVYESSASVLVEPVGQDTNAQGGRTKGAVNLDTEAQLVGSGAVAVKAATLLRSDESPVELAKSVSVQVPANTTVLVITFRSDDPRKAQAGSHAFAEAYLRNREESARAQLDRQIKSLNLKVRQLTTVLAGINAKLAIAPKDSPIAGNLQSLRNNSQNQLNSLTGRLNELTTTMVGGGSIISDSRLPDTPSSPNTLLNVGTGGMLGLLLGLSLAYLRERFDRRLVTPNDVRDRGRVPVLAALDERSTPHFDDVLQPYGPGGRVFNRLRNEVLASLGERDQIIVVTGTSRGSASTLVAANLAAALARTGSEVVLIGAHLPDSVIDAAPLARMFGVSAMPGLSDLLAGRVGLPRALQRTPRIPSLRVITTGGTATAAGLMQSQRLRDTLQALRKQSGYVVIEAPSTSSSADAQSLASLADAAILAVELHRSQRPALLDATDQLQRVGTRLLGAVVLPRLTVTRPSEQAEPAVSLPVPDAVDTPLEGPTQQLSFAGRQRPGGIENPDATAIIDLSSAGAADGDDK is encoded by the coding sequence ATGGAACCGTCTCGCCCCTCGTCCGATCTGTCGCACTACCTGGGTGCCCTCCGCCGCCACTGGTGGATCGCCCTGGTGGCCACGGGTGCCGGCCTGGGCGGCGGCGCGGTCCTGACGCAGGCCATGCCGAAGGTCTACGAGTCGTCGGCCTCGGTACTGGTGGAGCCGGTCGGGCAGGACACCAACGCGCAAGGCGGCCGGACCAAGGGCGCGGTCAACCTGGACACCGAGGCGCAGCTGGTCGGCTCCGGTGCGGTCGCGGTCAAGGCGGCCACCCTGCTGCGCAGCGACGAGTCGCCGGTCGAGCTGGCCAAGTCGGTGTCGGTGCAGGTGCCCGCGAACACCACGGTGCTGGTGATCACCTTCCGGTCGGACGATCCGCGGAAGGCGCAGGCCGGGTCGCACGCGTTCGCCGAGGCGTACCTGCGCAACCGGGAGGAGAGCGCCCGGGCCCAGCTGGACCGGCAGATCAAGTCGCTCAACCTCAAGGTGCGGCAGCTCACCACGGTGCTGGCCGGGATCAACGCGAAACTGGCGATCGCGCCGAAGGACAGCCCGATCGCCGGCAACCTGCAGAGCCTGCGGAACAACTCGCAGAACCAGCTGAACTCGCTGACCGGGCGGCTCAACGAGCTGACCACCACCATGGTCGGCGGCGGCAGCATCATCAGCGACTCCCGCCTGCCGGACACCCCCAGCAGCCCGAACACGCTGCTCAACGTGGGTACCGGCGGCATGCTCGGGCTGCTGCTCGGACTGTCCCTGGCGTACCTGCGGGAGCGGTTCGACCGGCGGTTGGTCACCCCGAACGACGTACGGGACCGGGGCCGGGTGCCGGTGCTGGCCGCGCTGGACGAGCGCAGCACGCCGCACTTCGACGACGTCCTCCAGCCGTACGGGCCGGGCGGGCGGGTCTTCAACCGGCTGCGCAACGAGGTGCTGGCCAGCCTGGGCGAACGCGACCAGATCATCGTGGTGACCGGGACCAGCCGGGGTTCGGCCAGCACCCTGGTCGCCGCGAACCTGGCGGCGGCGCTCGCGCGTACCGGAAGTGAAGTCGTTCTGATCGGCGCGCACCTGCCGGACAGCGTGATCGATGCCGCGCCGCTGGCGCGGATGTTCGGGGTGTCGGCCATGCCCGGCCTCTCCGACCTGCTCGCCGGGCGGGTCGGCCTGCCCCGCGCCCTGCAACGGACCCCGCGGATCCCGTCGCTGCGGGTGATCACCACGGGTGGCACGGCCACCGCGGCCGGCCTGATGCAGTCGCAACGGCTCCGGGACACCCTCCAGGCGCTGCGCAAACAGAGCGGGTACGTGGTCATCGAGGCCCCGTCGACCAGCAGCAGCGCCGACGCGCAGAGCCTGGCGAGCCTGGCCGACGCGGCGATCCTGGCGGTGGAGCTGCACCGGTCCCAGCGCCCGGCCCTGCTCGACGCCACCGACCAGCTCCAGCGGGTGGGCACCCGGCTGCTCGGCGCCGTCGTGCTGCCGCGGCTCACCGTGACGCGCCCGAGCGAGCAGGCCGAGCCGGCCGTCTCCCTGCCGGTGCCGGACGCCGTGGACACGCCGTTGGAGGGCCCGACCCAGCAGCTGTCCTTCGCCGGCCGGCAGCGCCCGGGTGGCATCGAGAACCCGGACGCCACCGCGATCATCGACCTCTCCAGCGCGGGCGCCGCGGACGGCGACGACAAGTGA
- a CDS encoding SMI1/KNR4 family protein, whose protein sequence is MTGIDWSDIRPRLAALAARPGASHGWELEPSLTAGELAELETQIGVELPAGYRTFLLEAGRGGAGPSFGLFPARRVDGRWTWADSPTSVHTLIRPFAHIRGFTPHDYLRERSAISGTEDLWGEIPEEIPEDAAHSDGLLYLCHHGCALWAALVVSGPSRGEMWTDYCADGEGFQPEQNPDGTRMTFTDWYRTWLTGAERDAAAARGDR, encoded by the coding sequence GTGACCGGAATCGACTGGTCGGACATCCGGCCCCGCCTCGCGGCCCTGGCCGCCCGTCCCGGCGCCTCGCATGGGTGGGAGCTGGAGCCCTCACTGACCGCCGGTGAGCTGGCCGAGCTGGAGACCCAGATCGGTGTCGAACTGCCCGCGGGTTACCGGACCTTCCTGCTGGAGGCCGGCCGCGGCGGCGCCGGCCCGTCGTTCGGACTCTTCCCGGCCCGCCGGGTGGACGGCCGCTGGACCTGGGCGGACTCGCCGACCAGCGTCCACACCCTGATTCGCCCGTTCGCCCATATTCGCGGATTCACACCCCACGACTACCTGCGCGAGCGGTCGGCGATCAGCGGGACCGAAGACCTGTGGGGCGAGATCCCGGAGGAGATCCCGGAGGACGCCGCCCACTCGGACGGGCTGCTGTATCTGTGCCATCACGGCTGCGCCCTGTGGGCGGCCCTGGTGGTGAGTGGCCCGTCTCGCGGCGAGATGTGGACCGACTACTGCGCGGACGGCGAGGGCTTCCAGCCCGAACAGAACCCGGACGGCACCCGCATGACCTTCACCGACTGGTACCGCACCTGGCTCACCGGCGCAGAACGCGACGCAGCCGCCGCGAGAGGTGACCGGTGA